A section of the Phaseolus vulgaris cultivar G19833 chromosome 8, P. vulgaris v2.0, whole genome shotgun sequence genome encodes:
- the LOC137825964 gene encoding protein PEP-RELATED DEVELOPMENT ARRESTED 1, chloroplastic translates to MIVAAPSLSYTYPNLFQAFCPKFSSLHHPCRFRLKKLTRNNRIWASIGSYEVGGGYPELEKDEKRTNRKSRSEPTHTESFLRGGDQVISVLEEMITLLDDMDMDEDSEKVAVELAAQGVIGKRVDEMESDFMTALDYMIQLSEKDQDDKRKELLEVIKETILSHLTKKCPPHVQVVGLLCRTPKKDSRHELLRRVAAGGGAFKGENDLKIHIPGANLNDIANQADDLLEAMENRRVIPDRKLLARLVLIREEARNMMGGGIMDERNHRGFYTLPQPEVDFLTKLVALKPGKKVLDMIRNVMQGKDEGADKYDEEDTLDSEPIEFLGKPVLAGEKTLPVRPGMFLETVSKVLSGLYAGTDSGITAQHLEWVHKKTLEVLQEIAFG, encoded by the exons ATGATTGTTGCTGCGCCCTCTCTTTCCTACACTTATCCTAATCTTTTCCAAGCTTTCTGTCCAAAATTCAGTTCCTTGCACCACCCGTGCAGGTTCAGGCTGAAAAAGCTCACCAGAAATAATCGCATTTGGGCATCCATCGGTAGTTACGAGGTGGGTGGAGGATATCCAGAACTGGAGAAGGATGAAAAGAGGACAAACAGAAAATCGCGTTCAGAACCTACTCACACAGAATCCTTCCTTAGAGGAGGGGACCAAGTTATATCTGTTTTGGAAGAAATGATTACTCTT TTGGATGACATGGATATGGATGAGGATTCTGAGAAAGTGGCAGTGGAGTTGGCTGCACAAGGAGTTATAGGAAAGAGAGTTGATGAGATGGAGTCTGATTTCATGACAGCCCTTGACTACATGATTCAACTTTCTGAGAAGGACCAGGATGATaag CGCAAGGAACTGCTGGAAGTGATCAAAGAGACAATATTATCACATCTAACAAAAAAATGTCCGCCCCAT GTTCAAGTAGTTGGTCTTCTATGTAGAACTCCAAAAAAAGATAGCCGGCATGAATTGTTGCGCCGAGTTGCAGCTGGTGGTGGTGCATTTAAAGGCGAGAATGACTTGAAGATTCATATTCCAGGGGCAAATCTAAATGATATAGCTAATCAAGCTGATGATTTGTTGGAG GCCATGGAAAATCGTCGTGTTATCCCAGACCGAAAACTACTTGCAAGACTAGTTTTGATTAGAGAAGAAGCTCGCAATATGATGGGAGGGGGAATTATGGATGAAAGAAACCACCGTGGATTCTATACACTTCCTCAACCTGAG GTGGACTTCTTGACCAAATTGGTGGCTCTAAAACCAGGGAAAAAGGTGCTTGATATGATAAGAAATGTAATgcaaggaaaagatgaaggtgCAGACAAGTATGACGAGGAGGACACTTTGGATTCCGAACCAATTGAATTTCTAGGAAAG CCAGTTTTAGCAGGAGAGAAGACACTCCCAGTACGCCCTGGCATGTTTCTTGAGACTGTATCCAAG GTTTTGTCTGGTTTATATGCTGGAACTGATTCTGGCATCACTGCACAACATCTGGAATGG GTTCATAAGAAGACGCTTGAAGTTCTTCAGGAGATAGCATTTGGCTAA
- the LOC137826810 gene encoding probable anion transporter 3, chloroplastic yields the protein MATLYSAPPLLRFSSRRSSSLTPHLSFANSGKSQLGFVSRISPTKLQWKGREGEWQRKKKSKWGVKCTADGIDGGMFVRGREEGTGLSIPERLKVVSLVACVMCLCNADRVVMSVAIVPLAAKYGWSNSFLGIVQSSFLWGYIFSSVIGGALVDKYGGKRVLAWGVFLWSLATLLTPLAANHSTVSLLAIRAFFGLAEGVAFPSMSTLLSRWFPTNERASALGMSMAGFHLGNVVGLLLTPIMLSTTGISGPFFIFSSLGLLWVMTWAYRVTDDPAESNFISRAEQRLIQAGKTGSQKKSNKFPPVHLLLSKLPSWAIIFANATNNWGYFVLLSWMPVYFKSVYNVNLKQAAWFSAVPWATMAMSGYIAGLASDFLINEGYPTIFVRKFMQTIGFIGPALTLLCLNYANTPTIAATLLTIALSLSSFSQAGYMLNIQDIAPQYAGILHGISNCAGTVAAIISTIGTGYFVQWLGSFQAFLTVTAGLYIVTTIFWNLFAISDQVL from the exons ATGGCTACCTTATATTCAGCACCACCCCTCTTACGTTTTTCCTCTCGGAGGTCTTCATCTTTGACACCCCATTTGAGTTTTGCCAATTCTGGGAAATCCCAGTTGGGATTTGTGTCCAGAATCTCACCAACAAAGTTGCAATGGAAGGGCAGAGAAGGGGAGTGGCAGAGGAAGAAAAAGTCAAAATGGGGTGTGAAGTGCACTGCAGATGGCATAGATGGAGGCATGTTTGTTAGAGGTAGAGAAGAAGGTACAGGTCTTAGCATCCCGGAGAGGTTGAAGGTGGTGTCTTTGGTTGCATGTGTCATGTGTCTGTGTAATGCAGATCGTGTGGTTATGTCTGTGGCTATTGTTCCTCTGGCTGCCAAATATGGCTGGTCCAATTCTTTTCTTGGCATCGTTCAG TCATCTTTCCTTTGGGGTTACATATTCTCTTCTGTGATTGGAGGAGCTTTGGTAGATAAGTATGGAGGAAAGAGGGTGTTGGCCTGGGGTGTGTTTTTGTGGTCTTTGGCAACTCTTCTCACACCTTTGGCAGCAAACCACTCCACAGTGAGCTTGTTGGCCATTCGTGCTTTCTTTGGATTGGCTGAAGGAGTGGCTTTTCCATCCATGAGCACTCTTTTATCAAG GTGGTTTCCAACTAATGAGAGGGCAAGTGCACTTGGAATGTCAATGGCTGGATTTCATCTAGGCAATGTTGTAGGCTTATTGCTGACACCAATTATGCTGTCCACTACAGGAATTTCAGGTCCTTTCTTCATATTCTCATCTCTTGGATTGCTCTGGGTGATGACATGGGCATATAGAGTCACAGATGATCCTGCGGAAAGTAATTTCATCAGCAGAGCAGAACAAAGGTTAATCCAAGCTGGGAAAACTGGTTCACAAAAGAAAAGTAACAAGTTCCCACCAGTACACCTTCTGTTATCAAAATTACCATCATGGGCTATAATATTTGCCAATGCAACTAATAACTGG GGTTACTTTGTTCTCCTCTCATGGATGCCAGTTTATTTCAAAAGC GTATATAATGTGAACTTGAAGCAGGCAGCTTGGTTTAGTGCAGTTCCATGGGCAACAATGGCTATGTCAGGTTATATAGCCGGTCTTGCATCAGACTTCTTAATCAACGAAGGATACCCCACAATATTTGTCCGGAAATTTATGCAG ACCATTGGATTCATTGGGCCGGCACTGACCTTGCTCTGCTTGAATTATGCCAATACACCCACCATTGCTGCAACACTCTTGACTATTGCTTTGAGCCTGAGTTCTTTCAGCCAAGCTGGCTATATGCTTAACATACAA GATATTGCTCCTCAGTATGCAGGAATTCTACATG GAATCTCAAATTGTGCTGGAACTGTAGCAGCTATCATAAGCACAATTGGAACTGGTTATTTTGTACAGTGGCTTGGATCATTTCAAGCATTCTTAACTGTAACAGCTGGTCTCTACATTGTGACAACTATTTTTTGGAATCTTTTTGCCATAAGCGACCAAGTCTTGTGA
- the LOC137826306 gene encoding uncharacterized protein: MKGIRMKKRLKHIVEADKNCETGIEDVAWLCSLSESEIDMLIGLKLLIIQRAKMIGCKKMADKFNLKMIRAIALVLMEHLKSQIKESSLISNTARSASSLDACNLLKCNNEVDVNIDELNTSLGVDIQAFLLSPPTSKRKKQKVGSAE, encoded by the exons ATGAAAGGCATACGCatgaagaaaaggttgaaaCACATTGTTGAGGCAGATAAAAATTGCGAGACTGGGATTGAAGATGTTGCTTGGCTTTGCTCCCTTTCAGAGTCTGAGATT GACATGCTGATTGGCTTGAAATTGTTGATCATTCAACGAGCAAAAATGATAGGTTGTAAGAAGATGGCTGATAAATTCAACCTCAAAATGATTCGAGCTATTG CACTTGTTTTGATGGAACATCTAAAGTCACAGATAAAGGAATCATCACTTATATCCAATACGGCAAGATCAGCTTCAAGTTTAGATGCTTGCAACCTATTGAAATGTAACAATGAGGTTGATGTAAATATTGATGAGCTAAATACAAGTCTTGGTGTTGATATACAAGCATTTCTTCTAAG TCCACCAACATCCAAACGAAAGAAACAAAAAGTTGGAAGTGCTGAATGA
- the LOC137826088 gene encoding uncharacterized protein, whose amino-acid sequence MNFRSLEDFWAFYVNQHSKPSTRRWHFVGTLFSIFFLLCSFFFSWWFLFFVPFSGYGCAWYSHFFVEGNVPASFGHPFWSLLCDFKMFGLMLTGKMDREIKRLGKRPVLQVF is encoded by the coding sequence ATGAATTTCAGGAGCTTGGAGGATTTCTGGGCCTTTTATGTCAACCAGCATTCGAAGCCATCCACGAGGAGGTGGCACTTTGTGGGCACGCTCTTCAGTATCTTCTTCTTGCTCTGTTCATTTTTCTTCAGCTGGTGGTTCTTGTTCTTTGTGCCTTTTTCTGGCTATGGTTGTGCCTGGTACAGTCACTTCTTTGTGGAAGGGAATGTTCCAGCATCTTTTGGGCACCCCTTTTGGTCGCTTTTATGTGATTTTAAGATGTTTGGGTTGATGCTTACTGGGAAAATGGATAGAGAGATCAAGAGGCTTGGGAAAAGACCTGTGCTGCAAGTGTTCTGA